In the genome of Bradyrhizobium arachidis, one region contains:
- the nuoH gene encoding NADH-quinone oxidoreductase subunit NuoH yields MEFFESAFWTGFLWPLIIMVAESVLVLVVLLVAIAYILLADRKIWAAVQIRRGPNVVGPWGLLQSFADLLKFVLKEPIIPAGANKGVFLLAPLVSCVLALAAWAVIPTNLGWVISDINVGILFIFAISSLSIYGIIMAGWSSNSKYPFLAALRSAAQMVSYEVSIGFVIITVLLCAGTLNLSAVVEAQHARGLASLIGLPQLTILNWYVWPLFPMFVVFYVSALAETNRPPFDLVEAESELVAGFMVEYGSTPYLLFMLGEYVAIVTMCAMATILFLGGWLPPVDLPPFNWVPGIIWFALKLFFMFFLFAMAKAIVPRYRYDQLMRLGWKVFLPISLAMVIVVAGVLHFAGIAPK; encoded by the coding sequence ATGGAATTCTTTGAAAGCGCATTCTGGACCGGTTTCCTCTGGCCGCTGATCATCATGGTCGCGGAGAGCGTGCTGGTGCTCGTCGTCCTCCTGGTCGCGATCGCCTACATCCTGCTCGCCGACCGCAAGATCTGGGCGGCGGTGCAGATCCGCCGCGGCCCGAACGTGGTCGGCCCCTGGGGCCTGCTGCAATCCTTCGCGGACCTTCTGAAGTTCGTGCTGAAGGAGCCGATCATCCCGGCCGGCGCCAACAAGGGCGTGTTCCTGCTGGCGCCGCTGGTGTCGTGCGTGCTCGCGCTCGCGGCCTGGGCGGTGATCCCGACCAATCTCGGCTGGGTGATCTCCGACATCAATGTCGGCATCCTCTTCATCTTCGCGATCTCGTCGCTGTCGATCTACGGCATCATCATGGCCGGGTGGTCGTCGAACTCGAAATATCCGTTCCTCGCCGCGCTGCGCTCGGCGGCGCAGATGGTGTCCTATGAAGTCTCGATCGGCTTCGTCATCATCACGGTGCTGCTCTGCGCCGGCACGCTGAACCTCTCGGCCGTGGTCGAGGCCCAGCACGCCCGCGGCCTTGCCAGCCTGATCGGGCTGCCGCAACTCACCATCCTGAACTGGTACGTCTGGCCGCTGTTCCCGATGTTCGTGGTGTTCTACGTCTCGGCGCTGGCGGAAACCAACCGTCCGCCCTTCGACCTCGTCGAGGCGGAATCCGAGCTCGTCGCCGGCTTCATGGTCGAATACGGCTCGACGCCGTACCTGCTGTTCATGCTCGGCGAGTACGTCGCGATCGTCACGATGTGCGCGATGGCGACCATCCTGTTCCTCGGAGGCTGGCTGCCGCCGGTCGACCTGCCGCCCTTCAACTGGGTGCCGGGGATCATCTGGTTCGCGCTGAAACTGTTCTTCATGTTCTTCCTGTTCGCGATGGCGAAGGCGATCGTGCCGCGCTACCGCTACGATCAACTGATGCGTCTCGGCTGGAAGGTGTTCCTGCCGATCTCGCTGGCGATGGTGATCGTGGTGGCCGGTGTGCTGCACTTCGCCGGCATCGCGCCGAAGTGA
- the nuoG gene encoding NADH-quinone oxidoreductase subunit NuoG: MTKLIIDGKEIDVPAEYTLLQACEAAGAEIPRFCYHERLSIAGNCRMCLVEVKGGPKPVASCAWGVRDCRPGPKGEPPEISTRSPMVKKAREGVMEFLLINHPLDCPICDQGGECDLQDQAMGYGVDTSRFAENKRAVEDKYLGALVKTSMNRCIQCTRCVRFSAEVAGAPEMGATGRGEDMEITTYLEHALTSELQGNLVDICPVGALTSKPYAFAARPWELGKTQSIDVMDGLGSAIRVDTRGREVMRVLPRINEAVNEEWISDKTRHIVDGLRTQRLDRPYIREAGKLRAASWQEAFAAIASKAGRTDGKRIGTIAGDLAGVEEMFALKDLLAKFGSSNLAVQGGDAFDPALGRGSYIFNPTLAGVEHADALLIIGANPRKEAAVFNARIRKRWRAGGFKVGVIGAKADLTYDYDHLGAGTDTLGELAAGRHSFMDVLKNAKNPIILVGAGAASRHDGAAILAAAAKLALDVGAVKDGWNGFGVLHETASRVGALDIGFTASAGGLNAAQMTTFGTLDLLFLLGADEIKAPDSTFVVYIGTHGDRGAHRADVILPAAAYTEKSAIYVNTEGRVQMTGRAAFPPGEAREDWAIIRALSEALGKKLGYDSLPALRQAIFKAVPHLIRLDQIEAGSADQIKKLAGKGGSPEKAPFKAAIEDFYLTNPIARASAVMAECSRLASGQMLTAAE, encoded by the coding sequence ATGACCAAGCTCATCATCGACGGCAAAGAGATCGATGTCCCCGCCGAGTACACGCTGCTTCAGGCGTGCGAAGCGGCCGGCGCCGAGATTCCGCGCTTCTGCTATCACGAGCGGCTGTCGATCGCCGGCAATTGCCGGATGTGCCTCGTCGAGGTGAAGGGCGGCCCGAAGCCGGTCGCGAGCTGCGCCTGGGGCGTGCGCGACTGCCGTCCGGGTCCCAAGGGCGAGCCGCCGGAGATTTCCACGCGTTCGCCGATGGTGAAGAAGGCACGCGAAGGCGTGATGGAATTCCTTCTCATCAACCATCCGCTGGACTGCCCGATCTGCGACCAGGGCGGCGAGTGCGATCTTCAGGACCAGGCGATGGGCTATGGTGTCGACACCAGCCGCTTCGCCGAGAACAAGCGCGCGGTCGAGGACAAGTACCTCGGCGCGCTGGTCAAGACCTCGATGAACCGCTGCATCCAGTGCACGCGCTGCGTCCGCTTCTCGGCGGAAGTCGCCGGCGCGCCCGAAATGGGCGCCACTGGCCGCGGCGAGGACATGGAGATCACGACCTATCTCGAGCACGCGCTGACGTCGGAATTGCAGGGCAATCTCGTCGACATCTGCCCGGTCGGTGCGCTGACCTCGAAGCCCTATGCCTTCGCGGCGCGCCCGTGGGAGCTCGGCAAGACCCAGTCGATCGATGTCATGGACGGCCTCGGCTCTGCGATCCGCGTCGATACCCGCGGCCGCGAGGTGATGCGCGTGCTGCCGCGCATCAACGAGGCCGTGAACGAGGAGTGGATCTCCGACAAGACCCGCCACATCGTCGACGGCCTGCGCACCCAGCGCCTCGACCGGCCCTATATCCGCGAGGCCGGCAAGCTGCGCGCGGCGAGCTGGCAGGAAGCCTTCGCCGCGATCGCCTCCAAGGCGGGCCGCACCGACGGCAAGCGCATCGGCACGATCGCCGGCGATCTCGCCGGCGTCGAGGAGATGTTTGCGCTCAAGGACCTGCTCGCCAAGTTCGGCTCGAGCAATCTGGCGGTGCAGGGCGGCGACGCCTTCGATCCCGCGCTCGGCCGCGGCTCGTACATCTTCAATCCGACGCTCGCCGGCGTCGAGCACGCCGATGCGCTGCTGATCATCGGCGCCAATCCGCGCAAAGAGGCGGCGGTATTCAACGCCCGCATCCGCAAGCGCTGGCGCGCCGGCGGCTTCAAGGTCGGCGTGATCGGTGCCAAGGCCGATCTCACCTATGACTATGACCATCTCGGCGCGGGCACCGACACGCTCGGTGAGCTCGCGGCGGGCAGGCATTCCTTCATGGACGTGCTCAAGAACGCCAAGAACCCGATCATCCTGGTCGGCGCGGGCGCGGCCTCGCGCCACGACGGCGCCGCCATTCTGGCCGCCGCCGCCAAGCTCGCGCTCGACGTCGGCGCGGTGAAGGACGGCTGGAACGGCTTTGGCGTGCTGCACGAGACCGCTTCGCGCGTCGGCGCGCTCGATATCGGCTTCACCGCCTCGGCCGGGGGCCTGAACGCCGCGCAGATGACGACGTTCGGCACGCTGGACTTGCTGTTCCTGCTCGGGGCCGACGAGATCAAGGCGCCTGATAGCACCTTCGTCGTCTATATCGGCACCCACGGCGATCGCGGCGCGCACCGCGCCGACGTGATCCTGCCGGCCGCCGCCTATACCGAGAAGTCCGCGATCTACGTCAACACCGAAGGCCGCGTGCAGATGACCGGCCGCGCCGCGTTCCCGCCGGGCGAAGCCCGCGAGGACTGGGCGATTATCCGTGCTCTGTCGGAAGCGCTCGGCAAGAAGCTCGGCTACGACTCGTTGCCGGCGCTGCGCCAGGCGATCTTCAAGGCGGTGCCGCATCTGATCCGGCTCGACCAGATCGAGGCCGGCTCCGCCGACCAGATCAAGAAGCTGGCGGGGAAGGGCGGCTCGCCCGAGAAGGCGCCGTTCAAGGCGGCGATCGAGGACTTCTATTTGACCAACCCAATCGCGCGTGCGTCCGCCGTGATGGCGGAATGCTCGCGGCTTGCCTCCGGGCAGATGCTGACCGCAGCGGAGTGA
- the nuoF gene encoding NADH-quinone oxidoreductase subunit NuoF, with amino-acid sequence MLEDKDRIFKNLYGLHDWGLEGARRRGAWDGTKNIIDKGRDWIINEMKASGLRGRGGAGFPTGLKWSFMPKESTDGRPSYLVVNADESEPGTCKDREIMRHDPHLLIEGCLIASCAMNAHTCYIYVRGEFIREREHLQAAIDQAYDAKLVGKDNVNGWPFDIYVAHGAGAYICGEETALLESLEGKKGQPRLKPPFPANVGLFGCPTTVNNVESIAVAPDILRRGAAWFAGIGRPNNVGTKLFCISGHVERPCNVEEAMGIPFRELIDKHCGGIRGGWDNLKAVIPGGSSVRMVPAEQIIDTPMDFDSLSKLRSGLGTAAVIVMDKSTDLIRAIARISYFYKHESCGQCTPCREGTGWMWRVLTRMAEGRAHKREIDMLLEVTKQVEGHTICALGDAAAWPIQGLIAHFRHEIEARIDQYSHKADIDDIGVRDPVNMVAAE; translated from the coding sequence ATGCTCGAGGACAAGGATCGCATCTTCAAGAACCTCTACGGCCTCCACGATTGGGGGCTCGAGGGCGCGCGGCGCCGCGGCGCCTGGGATGGCACGAAGAACATCATCGACAAGGGCCGCGACTGGATCATCAACGAGATGAAGGCCTCAGGGCTCCGCGGCCGCGGCGGCGCCGGCTTCCCGACCGGTCTGAAGTGGTCCTTCATGCCGAAGGAATCGACCGACGGCCGTCCGAGCTATCTCGTCGTCAACGCCGACGAGTCCGAGCCCGGCACCTGCAAGGATCGCGAGATCATGCGGCACGATCCGCATCTCTTGATCGAGGGCTGCCTGATCGCGAGCTGCGCGATGAACGCGCACACCTGCTACATCTATGTCCGCGGCGAGTTCATCCGCGAGCGCGAGCATCTCCAGGCCGCGATCGACCAGGCCTATGACGCCAAGCTGGTGGGCAAGGACAACGTCAACGGCTGGCCGTTCGACATCTATGTCGCCCACGGCGCCGGCGCCTACATCTGCGGCGAGGAGACCGCGCTGCTCGAGAGCCTCGAGGGCAAGAAGGGCCAGCCGCGCCTGAAGCCGCCGTTCCCGGCGAACGTCGGCCTGTTCGGTTGCCCGACCACCGTCAACAACGTCGAGTCGATCGCCGTTGCGCCCGACATCCTGCGCCGTGGCGCGGCCTGGTTCGCCGGCATCGGCCGTCCGAACAATGTCGGCACGAAACTGTTCTGCATCTCCGGCCATGTCGAGCGGCCCTGCAACGTCGAAGAGGCCATGGGCATTCCGTTCCGTGAGCTGATCGACAAGCATTGCGGCGGCATCCGCGGCGGCTGGGACAACCTCAAGGCCGTGATCCCCGGCGGCTCGTCGGTGCGCATGGTGCCGGCCGAGCAGATCATCGACACGCCGATGGATTTCGACAGCTTGAGCAAGCTGCGCTCGGGCCTCGGCACCGCGGCCGTGATTGTGATGGACAAGTCCACGGACCTGATCCGCGCCATCGCCCGTATTTCGTACTTCTACAAGCATGAGAGCTGCGGCCAGTGTACGCCGTGCCGCGAGGGCACGGGCTGGATGTGGCGCGTGCTCACCCGCATGGCCGAGGGTCGCGCGCATAAGCGCGAGATCGACATGCTGCTCGAAGTGACCAAGCAGGTCGAAGGCCACACCATCTGCGCGCTCGGCGACGCAGCCGCCTGGCCGATCCAGGGCCTGATCGCGCATTTCCGTCATGAGATCGAAGCGCGCATCGACCAGTATTCGCACAAGGCCGACATCGACGATATCGGCGTCCGCGATCCCGTGAACATGGTCGCGGCGGAGTAA
- the nuoE gene encoding NADH-quinone oxidoreductase subunit NuoE, producing the protein MSVRRLAPKEVQPASFAFTEENLAFAKQQIAKYPAGRQASAVIAILWRVQEQHEGWVSEAAIRAVADLLDMPYIRVLEVATFYTMFQLAPVGKKAHVQVCGTTPCRLRGAEDLIHVCEHRIHHEPFHLSKDGNFSWEEVECLGACVNAPMVLIGKDTYEDLTKESFGKVLDGFASGNPPKPGPQNGRQFSAPITGPTTLKEIT; encoded by the coding sequence ATGTCCGTTCGCCGATTAGCACCGAAGGAAGTCCAGCCCGCGAGCTTTGCGTTCACGGAGGAGAACCTCGCATTCGCCAAGCAGCAGATCGCGAAATATCCGGCCGGCCGACAGGCTTCTGCAGTGATCGCGATCCTCTGGCGCGTCCAGGAGCAGCACGAAGGCTGGGTGTCGGAAGCCGCGATCCGCGCGGTCGCCGACCTGCTCGACATGCCCTATATCCGCGTGCTGGAAGTCGCGACCTTCTACACGATGTTCCAGCTCGCCCCGGTCGGCAAGAAGGCCCACGTCCAGGTCTGCGGCACCACGCCGTGCCGGCTGCGCGGCGCCGAGGATCTGATCCACGTCTGCGAGCACCGCATCCATCACGAGCCCTTCCACCTCTCCAAGGACGGCAATTTCAGCTGGGAAGAGGTCGAGTGCCTGGGCGCCTGCGTGAACGCGCCGATGGTGCTGATCGGCAAGGATACTTATGAGGACCTGACCAAGGAAAGCTTCGGCAAGGTGCTCGACGGCTTCGCGTCGGGCAATCCGCCCAAGCCCGGCCCGCAGAACGGCCGCCAGTTCTCGGCGCCGATCACCGGGCCGACCACGTTGAAGGAGATCACCTGA
- a CDS encoding FkbM family methyltransferase: MGQAPIQFDRASGALEGANLWERTAALALVTGSKISSHFSHMGYIACANLLRKTLPERNIAIRLNPDAVFEFPYGDGYWSKLLNRSYNYEDELELLFADSVDVDYTLLDCGANYGYWSVLVSSKPFGSHKAIAIEPSGQNYPKLANNARVNGGRFETMKCAIGATRGTARLSGTKHEAFSIAGDPSDGGEEVPVLALDNLIDDGKVASTGKYLIKLDVEGVEIEAIKGGARLLEADSVIMCEEHGSDRSHAVSRYILEQTPLKLIVFDPRSNRLETVTELSILDRIKVSTHVGYNVFGTASAFWQDRIDTLNAKTARRMQ; this comes from the coding sequence ATGGGGCAGGCGCCAATCCAGTTTGACCGAGCCTCGGGGGCCCTTGAAGGGGCCAACCTGTGGGAGCGGACGGCTGCCTTGGCGCTGGTGACGGGATCGAAGATCTCCTCGCACTTCTCGCACATGGGCTACATCGCCTGCGCCAACCTGCTGCGAAAGACGCTGCCGGAGCGCAACATCGCGATCAGGCTCAATCCCGACGCCGTGTTCGAGTTTCCCTACGGCGATGGCTATTGGAGCAAGCTGCTCAACCGCTCGTACAATTACGAGGACGAGCTCGAGCTGCTGTTCGCCGATAGCGTCGACGTCGACTACACGCTGCTCGATTGCGGCGCGAACTACGGCTACTGGTCGGTGCTGGTGTCGAGCAAGCCGTTCGGTTCGCACAAGGCGATCGCGATCGAGCCGTCGGGCCAGAACTATCCGAAACTCGCCAACAATGCCCGCGTCAACGGTGGTCGCTTCGAAACCATGAAGTGCGCGATCGGCGCCACGCGCGGCACCGCGCGTCTGTCAGGCACCAAGCACGAAGCCTTCAGCATCGCCGGCGATCCGTCTGATGGCGGCGAGGAAGTGCCTGTCCTCGCGCTCGACAATCTGATCGACGACGGCAAGGTCGCAAGCACCGGCAAATACCTGATCAAGCTCGACGTCGAGGGCGTCGAGATCGAGGCGATCAAGGGTGGCGCCCGGCTGCTTGAGGCCGACAGCGTCATCATGTGCGAGGAGCACGGCAGCGACCGCTCGCATGCGGTGTCGCGCTACATCCTCGAACAGACCCCGCTGAAGCTGATCGTGTTCGATCCGCGCAGCAACCGTCTGGAGACCGTGACCGAGCTGTCGATCCTCGACCGCATCAAGGTCTCGACCCACGTCGGCTACAACGTTTTCGGCACCGCAAGCGCGTTCTGGCAGGACAGGATTGATACCCTGAATGCCAAGACCGCGCGCCGTATGCAGTGA
- a CDS encoding NADH-quinone oxidoreductase subunit D translates to MNEQPEQLRNFTINFGPQHPAAHGVLRLVLELDGEIVARVDPHIGLLHRGTEKLIEQKTYLQAIPYFDRLDYVAPMNQEHAFCLAAEKLLGIEVPRRGQLIRVLYCEIGRILSHLLNVTTQAMDVGALTPPLWGFEEREKLMVFYERASGSRMHAAFFRVGGVHQDLPQKLVDDIEAWCDPFLKVVDDLDRLLTANRIFKQRNVDIGVVPLKEAWEWGFSGVMVRGSGAAWDLRKSQPYECYAEMDFDIPIGKNGDCYDRYLIRMEEMRQSVRIMRQCIQKLNAPDGKGPVVVADNKVAPPRRGEMKRSMEALIHHFKLYTEGVHVPAGEVYAAVEAPKGEFGVYLVSDGTNKPYKCKIRAPGFAHLQAMDHICRGHLLADVSAILGSLDIVFGEVDR, encoded by the coding sequence ATGAACGAGCAACCTGAACAGCTTCGCAATTTTACGATCAACTTTGGACCGCAGCATCCGGCGGCGCACGGTGTGTTGCGTCTGGTGCTGGAGCTTGACGGCGAAATCGTCGCCCGCGTCGATCCCCATATCGGCCTGCTTCACCGCGGTACCGAGAAGCTGATCGAGCAGAAGACCTATCTCCAGGCGATCCCGTATTTCGATCGCCTCGATTACGTCGCGCCGATGAACCAGGAGCACGCCTTCTGCCTCGCCGCCGAAAAGCTGCTCGGCATCGAGGTGCCGCGCCGCGGCCAGCTGATCCGCGTGCTCTATTGCGAGATCGGCCGCATTCTCTCTCACCTTCTCAATGTCACCACGCAGGCGATGGACGTCGGCGCGCTGACCCCGCCGCTGTGGGGCTTCGAAGAGCGCGAGAAGCTGATGGTATTCTACGAGCGCGCCTCCGGCAGCCGCATGCACGCAGCCTTCTTCCGCGTCGGCGGCGTGCATCAGGACCTGCCGCAGAAGCTGGTCGACGACATCGAGGCGTGGTGCGATCCGTTCCTGAAGGTCGTCGACGACCTCGATCGCCTGCTCACCGCCAACCGCATCTTCAAGCAGCGCAACGTCGATATCGGCGTGGTGCCGCTGAAGGAAGCCTGGGAGTGGGGTTTCTCGGGCGTGATGGTGCGCGGCTCGGGCGCGGCCTGGGACCTGCGCAAGTCGCAACCCTATGAGTGCTACGCCGAGATGGATTTCGACATTCCGATCGGCAAGAACGGCGACTGCTACGACCGCTACCTGATCCGCATGGAAGAGATGCGCCAGTCCGTGCGCATCATGAGGCAGTGCATCCAGAAGCTGAACGCGCCGGATGGCAAGGGCCCCGTCGTCGTCGCCGACAACAAGGTCGCGCCGCCGCGCCGCGGCGAGATGAAGCGCTCGATGGAAGCGCTGATCCACCACTTCAAGCTCTACACCGAGGGCGTTCACGTGCCGGCCGGCGAAGTCTATGCCGCCGTCGAAGCGCCCAAGGGTGAGTTCGGCGTTTATCTCGTCTCCGACGGAACCAACAAGCCCTACAAGTGCAAGATCCGCGCGCCGGGCTTTGCCCATCTGCAGGCCATGGACCACATCTGCCGCGGCCACCTGCTCGCCGACGTCTCGGCGATTCTCGGCTCGCTCGACATCGTGTTCGGAGAGGTCGATCGGTGA
- a CDS encoding NADH-quinone oxidoreductase subunit C translates to MDDGKLDALGQTIVSALPGAATGHTVAFNQLTVDVEASKIVEVVKHLRHDPSCRFVNITDITAVDYPSREKRFDVIYHFLSPTLNTRIRLRVAADETTQVPSLIDEFPGADWFEREAYDLYGVFFVGHPDMRRLLTDYGFEGHPLRKDFPLTGFVEVRYDDQEKRVVYEPVRLNQEFRKFDFLSPWEGADYPLPGDEKAGPKA, encoded by the coding sequence ATGGACGACGGCAAGCTCGACGCCCTTGGGCAAACGATCGTTAGCGCGCTTCCGGGCGCCGCCACCGGTCACACGGTGGCCTTCAACCAGCTCACGGTTGATGTCGAGGCCAGCAAGATCGTCGAGGTGGTCAAGCACCTCCGCCACGATCCGAGCTGCCGTTTCGTCAACATCACCGACATCACGGCGGTCGACTATCCCTCGCGCGAAAAGCGCTTCGACGTGATCTATCACTTCCTGTCACCGACCCTGAACACGCGGATCCGGCTCCGCGTCGCCGCCGACGAGACCACGCAGGTTCCGTCGCTGATCGACGAATTCCCCGGCGCCGACTGGTTCGAGCGCGAGGCCTACGATCTCTACGGCGTGTTCTTCGTCGGCCATCCCGACATGCGCCGCCTGCTTACCGATTACGGTTTCGAGGGCCATCCGCTGCGCAAGGATTTCCCGCTCACCGGCTTCGTCGAGGTTCGCTACGACGACCAGGAGAAGCGGGTGGTGTACGAGCCGGTCCGGCTCAACCAGGAATTCCGCAAGTTCGATTTCCTCTCGCCATGGGAAGGGGCGGACTATCCGCTTCCCGGTGACGAGAAGGCAGGACCGAAGGCCTGA
- a CDS encoding NuoB/complex I 20 kDa subunit family protein, with protein sequence MGLNPATSTGPVVAPAPKGILDPSTGKPVGANDPFFLEVNHELSDKGFFVAATDDLITWARTGSLMWMTFGLACCAVEMMQVSMPRYDVERFGFAPRASPRQSDVMIVAGTLTNKMAPALRKVYDQMPEPRYVISMGSCANGGGYYHYSYSVVRGCDRIVPIDIYVPGCPPTAEALLYGVLLLQKKIRRTGTIER encoded by the coding sequence ATGGGATTGAACCCTGCAACGTCCACCGGTCCGGTCGTCGCGCCGGCCCCCAAGGGCATCCTGGATCCGTCGACCGGCAAGCCGGTCGGGGCCAATGATCCGTTCTTCCTCGAGGTCAATCACGAGCTGTCCGACAAGGGCTTCTTCGTGGCCGCGACCGACGACCTCATCACCTGGGCCCGCACCGGCTCCCTGATGTGGATGACCTTCGGTCTCGCCTGCTGCGCGGTCGAGATGATGCAGGTGTCGATGCCGCGCTATGACGTCGAGCGCTTCGGCTTCGCCCCGCGTGCCTCGCCGCGCCAGTCCGACGTGATGATCGTCGCGGGAACGCTGACCAACAAGATGGCGCCGGCGCTGCGCAAGGTCTACGACCAGATGCCGGAGCCGCGCTACGTCATCTCGATGGGCTCCTGCGCCAATGGCGGCGGCTACTATCACTATTCCTACTCGGTCGTGCGCGGCTGCGACCGCATCGTGCCGATCGACATCTACGTGCCGGGCTGCCCGCCCACGGCGGAAGCGCTGCTCTACGGCGTGCTGCTGCTCCAGAAGAAGATCCGGCGCACCGGCACCATCGAACGCTAA